The genomic region ACCATACCTGCTCCGCCGCCAAACATGTAATCGTCTACCCGCCGGTGCTTATCGGTCGTGTAGTCGCGCAGGTCGTGGACGACCACTTCCACCTGCCCGCTCTGCTGCGCCCGCTGCACGATGGAATGCGCAAAGAAGCTTTCGAGCAGTTTGGGCAGGCAGGTAATGATATCAATCCTCATCGGGAAAACGGGTTTCGTCCGACTCGTCCGCGTCCTCTTCGTCGCCGTGGGGCTGGTCGGGTTTATCGGCGTCTTCGTCCATGTACACATCCAGCAGACCTTCCGGCAGGGCCACGTTCAGCACCTTTTCGGTCCGGTCGACCGTCTTGACGATGCTGCTGTTGGACGGAATGAGCACTTCGCGGCCCTGATATTCCATCGCGATCAGGTCCTGCACCGCCATCGCGTACACGGCCTTGACCGTACCCAGCTCGCCCGCCTGTTCGTCGCGCACCCGGAAGCCGATGATTTCGTGAAAATAAAAAGCCGATTCATCGAGCGGGTCCAGATTTTCGAGCGGCAGATACAGGTCGCAGTTGACCAGCTTCTGGGCGGCCTCAATTGTTTCCACGTCCTCCAGAGCGACAATCGCCCGGTCGCGGTTAATGGAAATCGACTCGATGAAATACGGCACCAGTTCGCCCCGCACCTCGATCAGCACCGATTCCAGTTCTTCATATTCGCGCGGCGCATCGACATCCAGGAAAAACACCAGTTCCCCCTGCACGCCATGCGTCTTGGTTATCTTACCGAGTTGGTAACAGTTGTCTTTTGTCACAGCTGTGGTTGAATTTTGAATGACTGAATGACTGAATGACTGAATGACTGGGTAGGTTTTCAGCATTTCACCCAAGGTAGCCAATCAGTCATTCAGTCATTCAATCATTCAGCATTATAAAAAAACTGACGGGATGCCATTCCGAAAACCGGAACAGACCCCGTCAGCGATTTTGTACGGACGAGCCGGAATATTTTATTCAGCGGCCGTTTCGCCTTCAGCAGCCGGTGCCTCTTCAGCGGCGGCTTCTGTTGCCGGAGCTTCTTCCGGGACAGCGTTTTTCTTCGCGATGGCTTCAGCACGGGCAGCACTTACTTTCTGCTCAGCTTCCAGGCGAGCCTGCTTGTCAGAGGCAGCCTTCTGGGCTTTCGTATCAGCAACACCGGTTTTGCGGTTTTCTTTTTCCTGCTTCCACGCGTCGAATTTGGCGTCTGCCTGCTCCTGCGAGATAGCTCCTTTGAGAACACCTACCTGCAGGTGTTTTTTCAGCATGACACCTTCGTGCGACAGGATCGAACGGGTCGTGTCCGTGGGCTGGGCACCTTTCAGCAGCCAGTCAACGGCACGGTCAGCCTTCAGGACTACCGTTGCGGGGTCAGTGTTCGGGTTGTACGAACCCACTTTTTCAATAAAGCGACCATCCCGTGGTGCTCTGGCATCGGCTATAACGATGTCGTACATAGCCAGTTTTTTGCGTCCGCGACGCGATAAACGGATTTTAACTGCCATTGTGTTAGTTACATTTCATGAAGGATCACGTCCTTCGGGTGGACCGCCGTAGCGGATAAACACGGGTGCAAAGGTACGGCTTTATTTTCTTTTCTCAGAAAATAGGGCCAAAAAAGTCGTCAGTCCCCGGCCTTCGGTTCTTCGGCCGCAGGAAAATTCGGCGAAGGGACTGAAGACCGGGGACTGACGAAGAATGAGCGAGTTGGCTTATCTCGGCTCGGCCGGGTCCGTCCGGAAGCCCGACTGGTAGCGCGGCGAACGCAGCATGTTCTGCGGAACGATCCGAATTTCCACGCGGCGGTTGCGCTGCAGGTTATCCCCCGACGTATTGGGAGCTACCGGGCGGTATTCGCCGTAATATTCTACCAGCACGCGGCTGGCGTCGGTCAGACCGGCGCGGGTCAGGAAGCGCTTGGCCGCTTCGACCCGGCGCTTCGACAACTGGACGTTGTAACCGTACGAAGCGCGGTAGTCGGCGTGACCAACGAGGATGATACCGCAGTTCGTTTTCACGTTCAGCAGTTCAATCACTTTCCGCAGCGTTTCCTGCGAAGCCGGGCGGATGGTCGCCTTGTCGGTATCAAATTCGATATTGCTGAACAGCGCCTCGCATTCCGGCGTCAGTTTCGAACGCAGCAGCGAGCTGATGATGCTGTCGAGGTTCATGGCGACACCGGCTCCGGAAACGACGCTGCCCGCCGGGGTAGACGGTTCCTTGTCGAACAGGTCGGCCACGCCGTCGTTGTCCGTATCGGTGTACAGACGCGGATCGACCGGCTTCGGCATGTTGGCCTTGGCAATCGAGTCGGCATCGTTCATCGTCGGGTTGTAGGGCGGCTTGATGAGGTCTTTCGGGTCGGTCCAGCGGAGGTGGTACCGGCCTTTGGTAAAGTCGTAGTTGCCGTCTTTGCCCACCCGCACCGCGTTGCGGCCGAGTTTATACGTCAGCGCCAGCCCCAGCGACGCGTATTTGTCCAGTTTGGAATCGCCGCGCCGGAACAGGAAAACGTTGGCCGGGTTGCTGTTGTAGTTGGGGTCCGTCGAGCCAACGGTCATGTCCAGCTTTTCGGTATTGACGTTGTTGAGGGTAAAGTCGAGTCCGAGGTCGAGGCGGGGCGTCAGTTCGTAGTGCAGCGCCGTTCCGAGCGGCACCACGATTTCGCGGGTAAAGCGGGAACCGTCGCCTTCCCAGCGGCCGGCTGTCAGGGAGCTGTAGTCAAACCGGTTGTTGCTGAAGCGGATGAGGTTGCCCGTCGTCAGGTCGTAGACCCGCGTATCGAACCACATCTGGCCGATTCCGGTGTATACGTCCCATTTCCAGCGCTTGAGCTTCCGCGTGCCAAACAGGAGTGACTTCAGGTTCATTTGGGCGGTCAGGGAGCCCTGAAAGAAGTCGGAGCGGAAATTCGCGTTATAAATCTGGCGTTTCCCGTCGCGCAGCTGGCCGGTCGAGAGGTTGACCGAGGCGCCGAACAGGTGGGTCAGTTGTTTGTTAACCGAAAGTCCAATGGCGGCAGTCTGTTTTCCGCCCGGCCCCAGTTCCGGCACGGCCCGGTAGACGCCCTGGCTCAGGTCGCCCACAAATCGGGTCAGCATGGGGGTTACGGTCACAGACCAGGTGTTCATCTTGTACTCTCCTTCATACGACCGGTTCTGGGCGTGTCCCGGGGCCAGCGTAAGTGCGGAGAGCGACAGGGATGCAAGAAGGGAAATTTTCTTCATGGAAAACTCAGGTTTAATTCAACAGCCTAAAACAAATAACCGTGTGTGGCCCGGTTACGGAGGCCTTTTTGTTTGAACCAATAGCTTACAGTACTGGTGTGGTACAATAACTAGTAAACTACAATTTTGAATGAATAACTTATTTTGCGCTCAGGCAGCCTTCGGCGGGACAAATTTATAAGCCGGATTCTGTCGGCCCGGTTTCCCGGACCGGCCTATCATTTATCTCGACCAGCCGTCACCGACTGGCTCCATCGACCTACCCGCACCGGCATCACCCAGACCGAAGTCTGCGCTACAAGGACGAGCAGCCCCCGTCCGGTGCCTATTTGGTCTTTCAGCCCATAAGGTTTACCCTGCCCCGTCTGTCACCAGCCGGGCGGTGGGCTCTTACCCCACCTTTTCACCCTTACTGAATCAGTCGAAAGTTGTAAGTCGGTAAGTCGCAAGTAGCGCGGCTTCAACTCCGGCATTGCCACTTACGACCGCAGCGGCGGACCGCTTACGACTTACAGACTTGCGACTTTTCCAGCGGTATCTTCTCTGTGGCACTGGCTGTCGTTTGTTCGTCGCCAAACAAACGCCTTCCCGTTAGGAAGTATGGTGCTCTATGCTGTCCGGACTTTCCTCCTCCCGTTCGGGAAGCGATAAGCCAACTTACCCCACGTCCGGCTGCCTCAGCGCATGTGACGCAAATCTATGAATACTTGTCTTCTTTAAAAATTTGCCTTCCAAAAAGTGCCAAATTTTAAAACTTTGCTATTTCCTGACCCCATCCCGTCGCTTTGCCTCGGGTCATCAGAGCCCGTTGACCTCCACGTTCACCTTCCCACCGGCGTTGACCACGGCCAGCAGCGACTGGGCCGTCAGGTACACCTGCTCGGGCGTTACATGGTCGATTTTTCCGTTGAGTATAACCCCCTTCACGATTGGATTGTTCGTCAGTCGGGCCTGAAGCGCTTTGGTGGCCTCGTCGAGCTGGTCGCCAACGGGAATCGTCAGCTGTTTTTCCATCATGCGGGCAAAACTTCCCTGAAGCAGCCAGCTGGCCGTCCGGTACAGGACGTTGCGGGTGTCGAGGTCGTAGGTCAGGTCGCGGAGGGAGATGGTCCGCGTCTGCGGGTCGTAATACGGCACCCCGCGGAGGTAGATGTCGCCCTTGATGCTGCCCGTCAGCCCGGCTTTAATGATGAGGTTGTTGTTGTTCGGATACAGATCAATGTCCGTAATGGTAATCTGGTAAGCCCCGTCCCGGAAGTCGTAGGATTTGCCCACAAACTGCTCGGAGGCCAGCCGGGTGGCTTCGGTATACGGCACCTCACTCAGCAGCTGGATGCGGAAATCGTTGGGAACGGTGGTCGCCAGCGAAAGGTCGGGCAGGCTGGTGGCGGGCTTTACGTCGGGCTTCGGCCCCGTTTGGGTGAGTGTGTACCCTTCCAGCCCGATTGTGGAGTAGATCGTCCGGTTGCGCACCTCAAACGGTTTCATCAGGATGCGCCTCGGGACCACCAGCAGCCACGTCCGGTATTTCTCCGAAAGCAGGTAAGGCTGGCGCACCACGTTCCAGGCGTTCAGCACCGGCGTTTTCAGGTCAATTTTATCCCGAACCTGCTCGTCGAGTTTCCGGGTGATCGTCCCCAGGTTCTTGTCAATCTGCCGGGCCACCAGGCTCGTGACCGGAATTTCAAAGCCCGCGATTTTCAGCTTCGGCTTGTTGATCCAATTGTACCCTTCGGCGGTGGTGGTGGTGCTCACCCGCCAGTCGGTGCCGAGGGCAAAACGGGTCACAAAGTTCAGATCGAGGGCAAACTCCGTCTCCTGGTACTGCATGAAGCCCAGCACCTTCACCCCGGCCTTCGCCCAGATGCGCAGGGGCACCCGGAAGTGAAACAGACTGTCCGGCCCGTTCTCGTTCGGAACCGAAAGCAGGATGGGTTCCCGCTTCCAGACTTTGGTCATGAACTGGTCGTTGTCGTTATCCGTCAGGCTGTTATCCTCGTAAATCAACCCGTTGACCTGCTGGTTTATCTGCCGTTCGAGGTCGGCCAGGCCGATGGACACCGGTACGTGGACCGTGGACAAAAATTTTTCGCTTTGTATATCCATTTTCGTTACGGTAGTAACTTC from Tellurirhabdus rosea harbors:
- the rimM gene encoding ribosome maturation factor RimM (Essential for efficient processing of 16S rRNA) — translated: MTKDNCYQLGKITKTHGVQGELVFFLDVDAPREYEELESVLIEVRGELVPYFIESISINRDRAIVALEDVETIEAAQKLVNCDLYLPLENLDPLDESAFYFHEIIGFRVRDEQAGELGTVKAVYAMAVQDLIAMEYQGREVLIPSNSSIVKTVDRTEKVLNVALPEGLLDVYMDEDADKPDQPHGDEEDADESDETRFPDED
- a CDS encoding 30S ribosomal protein S16, which codes for MAVKIRLSRRGRKKLAMYDIVIADARAPRDGRFIEKVGSYNPNTDPATVVLKADRAVDWLLKGAQPTDTTRSILSHEGVMLKKHLQVGVLKGAISQEQADAKFDAWKQEKENRKTGVADTKAQKAASDKQARLEAEQKVSAARAEAIAKKNAVPEEAPATEAAAEEAPAAEGETAAE
- a CDS encoding OmpA family protein, with translation MKKISLLASLSLSALTLAPGHAQNRSYEGEYKMNTWSVTVTPMLTRFVGDLSQGVYRAVPELGPGGKQTAAIGLSVNKQLTHLFGASVNLSTGQLRDGKRQIYNANFRSDFFQGSLTAQMNLKSLLFGTRKLKRWKWDVYTGIGQMWFDTRVYDLTTGNLIRFSNNRFDYSSLTAGRWEGDGSRFTREIVVPLGTALHYELTPRLDLGLDFTLNNVNTEKLDMTVGSTDPNYNSNPANVFLFRRGDSKLDKYASLGLALTYKLGRNAVRVGKDGNYDFTKGRYHLRWTDPKDLIKPPYNPTMNDADSIAKANMPKPVDPRLYTDTDNDGVADLFDKEPSTPAGSVVSGAGVAMNLDSIISSLLRSKLTPECEALFSNIEFDTDKATIRPASQETLRKVIELLNVKTNCGIILVGHADYRASYGYNVQLSKRRVEAAKRFLTRAGLTDASRVLVEYYGEYRPVAPNTSGDNLQRNRRVEIRIVPQNMLRSPRYQSGFRTDPAEPR
- a CDS encoding DUF4403 family protein, with amino-acid sequence MRIRPVKQRLGEASGAMLSRFSVTFFRLTLQYGLFLLTACTSKTASTTNPKAPKEVTTVTKMDIQSEKFLSTVHVPVSIGLADLERQINQQVNGLIYEDNSLTDNDNDQFMTKVWKREPILLSVPNENGPDSLFHFRVPLRIWAKAGVKVLGFMQYQETEFALDLNFVTRFALGTDWRVSTTTTAEGYNWINKPKLKIAGFEIPVTSLVARQIDKNLGTITRKLDEQVRDKIDLKTPVLNAWNVVRQPYLLSEKYRTWLLVVPRRILMKPFEVRNRTIYSTIGLEGYTLTQTGPKPDVKPATSLPDLSLATTVPNDFRIQLLSEVPYTEATRLASEQFVGKSYDFRDGAYQITITDIDLYPNNNNLIIKAGLTGSIKGDIYLRGVPYYDPQTRTISLRDLTYDLDTRNVLYRTASWLLQGSFARMMEKQLTIPVGDQLDEATKALQARLTNNPIVKGVILNGKIDHVTPEQVYLTAQSLLAVVNAGGKVNVEVNGL